A single genomic interval of Cupriavidus sp. MP-37 harbors:
- a CDS encoding DUF1853 family protein, with translation MTVRELGPDLSLTRGGDGPGPSDAPLWRRAASARARDLAWTTLSPPLLDAVPGAALARWPAGTLEAWQRWLEGADPATLPATIDELADGHAALAADADHDPANRSLRLGRHAERLLHFALRHMEGLSLLAANVPVRRAGRHGVRTLGELDFVWRDLGSGAVVHWEMAAKFYLMAADGHQPPRAQDFVGPNLVDRLGDKLGHIVHRQLPLGHTAEAQAALGHTVDRSEVYLLGWLFYRDGQVPAGLETLGIAPDHLHGWWSTLDTWAARAAARPGLRWCRLPRTGWLSGALVPEAGTADAGALHALLAQRFADPRHDHGWRRESPVMLCELEPAGPQAPGWWRECSRGFVVPPGWQERALARTGEPPRAGPQAAPDDA, from the coding sequence ATGACCGTGCGGGAGCTGGGGCCTGATCTCTCGCTGACCCGCGGCGGCGACGGCCCCGGGCCGTCGGACGCGCCGCTGTGGCGCCGCGCCGCGTCGGCGCGCGCGCGTGACCTGGCCTGGACCACGCTGTCGCCGCCGCTGCTGGACGCCGTGCCTGGCGCCGCGCTGGCGCGCTGGCCGGCCGGCACCCTCGAGGCCTGGCAGCGCTGGCTCGAGGGCGCGGATCCCGCCACGCTTCCCGCCACCATCGACGAACTGGCCGATGGCCACGCCGCGCTCGCCGCCGATGCCGACCACGACCCTGCCAACCGCAGCCTGCGCCTCGGCCGGCATGCGGAGCGGCTGCTGCATTTTGCCTTGCGCCATATGGAAGGGCTGTCGCTGCTGGCCGCCAACGTGCCGGTGCGGCGCGCGGGCCGGCACGGGGTGCGCACGCTGGGCGAGCTGGATTTCGTCTGGCGCGACCTGGGCTCGGGCGCGGTGGTCCACTGGGAAATGGCAGCCAAGTTCTACCTGATGGCGGCAGACGGCCACCAGCCGCCGCGGGCGCAGGATTTTGTCGGCCCGAACCTGGTCGACCGCCTCGGCGACAAGCTCGGCCATATCGTGCACCGCCAGCTGCCGCTGGGGCATACCGCCGAGGCGCAGGCCGCGCTGGGCCATACCGTCGACCGCAGCGAAGTCTACCTGCTGGGCTGGCTGTTCTATCGCGACGGCCAGGTGCCGGCCGGGCTGGAGACGCTGGGCATCGCGCCGGACCACTTGCACGGCTGGTGGTCCACGCTCGACACCTGGGCCGCGCGCGCCGCCGCGCGGCCGGGCCTGCGCTGGTGCCGCCTGCCGCGTACCGGGTGGCTGTCGGGGGCGCTGGTGCCGGAAGCCGGCACGGCGGACGCCGGTGCGCTGCACGCGCTGCTGGCGCAGCGCTTTGCCGATCCGCGCCATGACCACGGCTGGCGCCGCGAGTCGCCGGTGATGCTGTGCGAGCTGGAACCGGCCGGGCCGCAGGCGCCGGGCTGGTGGCGCGAATGCTCGCGCGGGTTCGTGGTGCCGCCGGGGTGGCAGGAGCGGGCGCTGGCGCGCACCGGCGAGCCGCCGCGGGCAGGCCCGCAAGCCGCCCCGGACGACGCCTGA
- the lplT gene encoding lysophospholipid transporter LplT: MKKGFYTIMAAQFFSSLADNALLIAAIALLTELHSPQWMTPLLKLFFVLSYVILAAFVGAFADSMPKGRVMLITNAIKVVGCAIMMFGLHPLLAYGVVGFGAAAYSPAKYGILTELLPPEKLVLANGWIEGLTVGSIILGTVVGGALISVHVSGLLLRLDVPWINTGIDTPAEAAMVVIMLFYVIASVFNLFIPDTGARYPAQEKNPIKLIAEFGDCFLALWRDKLGQISLAVTTLFWGVGATLQFIVLKWAEKSLGLNLSQGALLQAVVAVGVAVGAILAAARIPLRKSLSVLPFGVAMGATVMLMAFYTKDAMPQVTLDVLGLHMPLYMAIAYVFLMLVGAMSGYFVVPMNALLQHRGHVLLSAGHSIAVQNFNENVSVLLMLCLYALLIKLNVPIGVVIIALGLFICVTMALVLKLHKYNVRTFNSLAMIGEDKHH; the protein is encoded by the coding sequence ATGAAGAAGGGTTTTTACACCATCATGGCCGCGCAGTTTTTTTCCTCGCTGGCCGACAATGCCTTACTGATCGCCGCCATCGCCCTTCTCACCGAATTGCATTCCCCGCAGTGGATGACCCCGCTGCTCAAGCTGTTCTTCGTTCTCTCCTACGTCATTCTTGCCGCCTTCGTCGGCGCCTTCGCCGACTCGATGCCCAAGGGGCGGGTGATGCTCATCACCAACGCGATCAAGGTGGTCGGGTGCGCCATCATGATGTTCGGGCTGCATCCGCTGCTGGCCTACGGCGTGGTCGGCTTCGGCGCGGCGGCGTATTCGCCGGCCAAGTACGGCATCCTGACCGAGCTGCTGCCCCCCGAAAAACTGGTGCTGGCCAACGGCTGGATCGAGGGCCTGACGGTGGGTTCTATCATCCTCGGCACGGTGGTGGGCGGTGCGCTGATTTCCGTGCATGTCTCCGGGCTGCTGCTGCGCCTCGACGTGCCCTGGATCAATACCGGCATCGACACCCCGGCCGAGGCCGCGATGGTCGTGATCATGCTGTTCTACGTGATCGCTTCGGTCTTCAACCTGTTCATCCCCGACACCGGCGCCCGCTATCCGGCGCAGGAAAAGAACCCGATCAAGCTGATCGCCGAGTTCGGCGACTGCTTCCTGGCGCTGTGGCGCGACAAGCTGGGCCAGATCTCGCTGGCGGTGACCACGCTGTTCTGGGGCGTGGGGGCGACGCTGCAGTTCATCGTGCTGAAGTGGGCCGAGAAATCGCTGGGGCTGAACCTGTCGCAGGGCGCGTTGCTGCAGGCCGTGGTGGCGGTGGGCGTGGCCGTCGGCGCGATCCTGGCGGCGGCGCGCATTCCGCTGCGCAAATCGCTGTCGGTGCTGCCGTTCGGCGTGGCGATGGGCGCCACCGTGATGCTGATGGCGTTCTACACCAAGGACGCAATGCCGCAGGTCACGCTCGACGTGCTGGGCCTGCACATGCCGCTGTACATGGCCATCGCCTATGTGTTCCTGATGCTGGTGGGCGCGATGTCGGGCTATTTCGTGGTGCCGATGAATGCGCTGCTGCAGCACCGCGGCCATGTGCTGCTGTCGGCCGGGCACTCGATCGCGGTGCAGAACTTCAATGAGAACGTCTCGGTGCTGCTGATGCTGTGCCTGTATGCGCTGCTGATCAAGCTCAACGTGCCGATCGGCGTGGTCATCATCGCGCTGGGCCTGTTTATCTGCGTGACCATGGCGCTGGTGCTCAAGCTGCACAAGTACAACGTACGCACCTTCAACTCGCTGGCGATGATCGGCGAGGACAAGCACCACTAG
- the alr gene encoding alanine racemase, which produces MPRPIQAVIHQPALANNLDVIRRKAPDSRVWAVVKANAYGHGIRRVFAALRGADGFGLLDLNEAVLLRELGWQGPILLLEGFFQPQDIALIEQYRLTTAIHCDEQLRMLESARPKGPLAIQLKLNTGMNRLGFHPAAYRAAWERARAMPCVGSIVHMTHFSDADGPRGIAHQVEAFDAATANLPGEASLSNSAAVLWHPQAHRAWVRPGIIVYGASPTGRDADIAGTGLQPAMSLHSELISVQDLQPGDTVGYGSLFTAERPMRIGVVACGYADGYPRHASGWGEQRAPVLVDGVRTELVGRVSMDMLCVDLTPCPRARVGSPVTLWGQGLPIDEVAQASGTVGYELMCALAPRVPTTVATITASDSAAPAVA; this is translated from the coding sequence ATGCCAAGACCGATCCAAGCCGTCATCCACCAACCCGCCCTGGCCAACAATCTCGACGTGATCCGCCGCAAGGCGCCCGATTCGCGCGTCTGGGCGGTCGTCAAGGCCAACGCCTACGGCCATGGCATCCGCCGCGTGTTTGCTGCGCTGCGCGGTGCCGACGGCTTCGGCCTGCTCGACCTGAATGAGGCCGTGCTGCTGCGCGAGCTCGGCTGGCAGGGGCCGATCCTGCTGCTGGAGGGTTTCTTCCAGCCGCAGGACATTGCCTTGATCGAGCAATACCGGCTGACCACCGCGATCCACTGCGACGAGCAGCTGCGCATGCTGGAAAGCGCGCGCCCGAAGGGCCCGCTGGCGATCCAGCTCAAGCTCAACACCGGCATGAACCGGCTCGGCTTCCATCCGGCGGCATACCGCGCCGCCTGGGAGCGCGCGCGCGCCATGCCGTGCGTGGGCAGCATCGTCCATATGACGCATTTTTCCGATGCCGATGGCCCGCGCGGCATCGCCCACCAGGTCGAGGCCTTCGACGCCGCCACCGCCAACCTGCCGGGCGAGGCCAGCCTGTCGAATTCCGCCGCGGTGCTGTGGCACCCGCAGGCGCACCGCGCCTGGGTGCGCCCCGGCATCATCGTGTACGGCGCCTCGCCCACCGGCCGCGATGCCGATATCGCCGGCACCGGGCTGCAGCCGGCGATGTCGCTGCACAGCGAACTGATCTCGGTGCAGGACCTGCAGCCGGGCGATACCGTCGGCTACGGCTCGCTGTTCACCGCGGAGCGGCCGATGCGCATCGGCGTGGTTGCCTGCGGCTATGCCGACGGCTACCCGCGCCATGCCTCGGGCTGGGGCGAGCAGCGCGCGCCGGTGCTGGTCGACGGCGTGCGCACCGAACTGGTCGGGCGCGTGTCGATGGACATGCTGTGCGTCGACCTGACGCCGTGTCCCAGGGCCCGCGTCGGCAGCCCGGTCACGCTGTGGGGTCAGGGCCTGCCGATCGACGAAGTGGCGCAGGCCAGCGGCACGGTCGGCTACGAGCTGATGTGCGCGCTGGCGCCGCGGGTGCCGACCACGGTGGCGACCATCACGGCATCGGACAGCGCCGCGCCCGCGGTCGCCTGA
- the radA gene encoding DNA repair protein RadA has translation MAKSKTVYTCTECGGTTPRWAGQCPHCQQWNTLVETVAESAANKRFQPLAASATVRRLAEIEAADVPRFSSGIDEFDRVLGGGLVSGGVVLIGGDPGIGKSTLLLQALANLAGQRRVLYVSGEESGAQIALRAQRLGVESPSLGLLAEIQLEKIQATLEAEKPEVAVIDSIQTLYSEALTSAPGSVAQVRECAAQLTRIAKSSGTTIILVGHVTKEGSLAGPRVLEHIVDTVLYFEGDTHSSHRLIRAFKNRFGAVNELGVFAMTERGLRGISNPSALFLSQHEETVPGSCVLVTQEGTRPLLVEIQALVDTAHVPNPRRLAVGLEQNRLALLLAVLHRHAGIACFDQDVFLNAVGGVKITEPAADLAVLLSIHSSMRNKPLPRGLVVFGEVGLAGEIRPSPRGQERLKEAAKLGFTLAVIPKANAPKQKIDGLEVIAVERIEQAIDRVRHLD, from the coding sequence TTGGCCAAGAGCAAGACTGTCTATACCTGTACCGAATGCGGCGGCACCACGCCGCGCTGGGCCGGCCAGTGCCCGCATTGCCAGCAGTGGAACACGCTGGTGGAAACGGTGGCGGAATCCGCCGCCAACAAGCGCTTCCAGCCGCTGGCGGCATCGGCCACGGTGCGCAGGCTGGCGGAGATCGAGGCGGCCGACGTGCCGCGCTTTTCCAGCGGCATCGATGAGTTCGACCGGGTCCTGGGCGGCGGGCTGGTGTCGGGCGGCGTGGTGCTGATCGGCGGCGATCCCGGTATCGGCAAGTCCACGCTGTTGCTGCAGGCGCTGGCCAACCTGGCCGGACAGCGCCGCGTGCTCTATGTCAGCGGCGAGGAATCCGGCGCACAGATCGCGTTGCGCGCGCAGCGCCTGGGCGTGGAAAGTCCGTCGCTGGGGCTGCTGGCCGAAATCCAGCTGGAGAAGATTCAGGCCACACTGGAAGCGGAAAAGCCCGAGGTCGCGGTAATCGATTCGATCCAGACGCTGTATTCCGAGGCGCTGACCTCGGCGCCGGGGTCGGTGGCGCAGGTGCGCGAATGCGCGGCGCAGCTTACGCGCATTGCCAAGAGCAGCGGCACCACCATCATCCTGGTCGGCCACGTGACCAAGGAGGGCAGCCTGGCAGGGCCGCGCGTGCTGGAGCATATCGTCGACACGGTGCTGTACTTCGAAGGCGATACCCATTCGTCGCACCGGCTGATCCGCGCCTTCAAGAACCGTTTCGGCGCGGTCAATGAACTGGGCGTGTTCGCGATGACCGAGCGCGGCCTGCGCGGCATCAGCAATCCGTCGGCGCTGTTCCTGTCGCAGCATGAAGAGACCGTGCCGGGCTCGTGCGTGCTGGTGACGCAGGAGGGCACGCGGCCGCTGCTGGTCGAAATCCAGGCGCTGGTCGATACCGCGCATGTGCCCAACCCGCGCCGGCTGGCGGTGGGGCTGGAGCAGAACCGGCTGGCCTTGCTGCTGGCAGTGCTGCACCGGCACGCCGGCATCGCCTGCTTTGACCAGGACGTGTTCCTGAACGCGGTGGGCGGGGTCAAGATCACCGAGCCCGCCGCCGACCTGGCGGTGCTGCTGTCGATCCACTCGTCGATGCGCAACAAGCCGCTGCCGCGCGGCCTGGTGGTGTTCGGCGAAGTCGGCCTGGCCGGCGAAATCCGCCCCAGCCCGCGCGGGCAGGAGCGCCTGAAGGAAGCAGCCAAGCTGGGCTTCACGCTGGCCGTGATCCCGAAGGCCAACGCGCCCAAGCAGAAGATCGACGGGCTCGAAGTGATCGCGGTGGAGCGCATCGAGCAGGCCATCGACCGCGTGCGGCATCTGGATTGA
- a CDS encoding disulfide bond formation protein B, with amino-acid sequence MQANSRAYFLLIAIVSFALVGVALYLQFEKGYQPCPLCVMQRFAFVGIGVFSLLAAVAQNTRSLWQGLGMLSGIAGIAVAVYHVSLLLNPKASCGIDPLENWVNALPTAKVLPQLFYSDGLCTAPLPPVLGLSVPAWSLIWLFILTLTLAVGLIRREKNFR; translated from the coding sequence ATGCAAGCCAATTCCCGCGCCTATTTCCTGCTGATTGCCATCGTCTCCTTCGCCCTGGTCGGCGTCGCGCTCTACCTGCAGTTTGAAAAGGGCTACCAGCCTTGTCCGCTTTGCGTGATGCAGCGCTTCGCTTTTGTCGGCATCGGCGTTTTCTCGCTGCTGGCCGCGGTGGCGCAGAACACGCGCTCGCTGTGGCAGGGCCTGGGCATGCTGTCCGGCATCGCCGGCATCGCGGTGGCGGTCTACCATGTGTCGCTGCTGCTCAATCCCAAGGCGTCGTGCGGCATCGATCCGCTCGAGAACTGGGTCAACGCGCTGCCCACCGCCAAGGTGCTGCCGCAGCTGTTCTACTCCGACGGCCTGTGCACCGCGCCGCTGCCGCCGGTGCTGGGGCTGTCGGTGCCGGCGTGGTCGCTGATCTGGCTGTTTATCCTGACGCTGACGCTGGCGGTGGGGCTGATCCGCAGGGAGAAGAATTTCCGCTGA
- a CDS encoding IS3 family transposase (programmed frameshift), with amino-acid sequence MYRYTEQFRLSVIKEYLRGQVGAGALAKRHGIDDGTVRRWVAAYRLHGEASLRRRYKTYSAEFKLSVLERMRRQGLSHREVAALYDIRNIGAIGVWERQYDAGGLEALTPRPKGRRPSKMPQRTPKTKPSRSSDDRTRTREELLEELNYLRMENAYLKKLEGLGSSEQDICATQKAQIVLELRQQYPLSGLLRVAGLARSTFYYQQAVLQAQDKYAELKTRIRELFARHMGRYGYRRITAAIRQTGTVVNHKTVQRLMHEMGLKSLVRPKKYRSYKGMVGRVAPNVLQRRFHAKRANRKWVTDVTEFNVAGEKLYLSPVLDLYNGEIIAYETARRPAFEMVRNMLKKAFRRLGPKDRPVLHSDQGWQYQMPAYQRMLKKRSVRPSMSRKGNCLDNAAMESFFGTLKSEFFYLNKFASVEKLQQGLAQYIHYYNHDRIKLKLKGLSPVKYRTQPSQA; translated from the exons ATGTATAGGTACACCGAGCAGTTCAGACTGTCGGTCATCAAGGAATATCTGCGCGGGCAGGTAGGAGCTGGTGCGCTTGCCAAGCGCCATGGAATAGACGACGGGACGGTGCGACGCTGGGTGGCAGCCTATCGGCTGCACGGTGAAGCCAGCCTGAGGCGCAGGTACAAGACCTACAGCGCCGAGTTCAAGCTCTCGGTGCTTGAGCGGATGCGCCGCCAAGGCTTGTCGCATCGGGAAGTGGCGGCACTGTACGACATTCGCAATATCGGCGCCATTGGTGTGTGGGAACGCCAGTATGATGCTGGGGGTTTAGAAGCTCTGACGCCTCGGCCTAAGGGGCGGCGGCCCAGCAAGATGCCACAACGGACTCCCAAGACAAAGCCATCGCGGTCTTCAGACGACCGTACGCGCACACGCGAGGAACTCCTTGAAGAGTTGAACTACCTGCGCATGGAGAACGCGTACCTAAAAAAGCTCGAAG GCCTTGGTTCAAGCGAGCAAGACATCTGCGCAACCCAAAAGGCGCAAATAGTGCTTGAGCTGAGGCAGCAGTACCCATTGTCCGGTTTGCTGAGGGTGGCGGGGCTGGCGCGCAGCACCTTCTACTACCAGCAGGCAGTGCTCCAGGCGCAGGACAAGTATGCGGAGCTGAAAACGCGCATTCGCGAACTCTTCGCCCGACACATGGGTCGTTATGGCTACCGCCGCATCACAGCGGCGATCCGGCAAACCGGTACGGTCGTCAACCACAAGACGGTTCAGCGGCTCATGCACGAGATGGGATTGAAGTCGTTGGTCCGGCCGAAGAAATACCGATCCTACAAGGGCATGGTGGGTCGTGTCGCGCCCAACGTTCTGCAACGGCGATTCCACGCCAAACGCGCGAATCGGAAGTGGGTAACCGACGTGACCGAGTTCAACGTGGCCGGCGAGAAGCTCTACCTTTCCCCGGTGCTGGACCTGTACAACGGCGAGATCATCGCCTACGAGACTGCCCGCAGGCCCGCCTTTGAGATGGTGAGGAATATGCTGAAGAAGGCGTTCCGCCGCCTCGGCCCGAAGGATCGACCCGTACTGCATTCCGATCAGGGCTGGCAGTATCAGATGCCGGCCTATCAGCGAATGCTCAAAAAGCGCAGCGTCCGTCCCAGCATGTCGCGCAAGGGCAATTGTCTGGACAACGCCGCCATGGAAAGCTTCTTCGGCACCCTGAAGTCCGAATTCTTCTACCTGAACAAATTCGCCAGCGTCGAGAAACTACAGCAAGGCCTGGCCCAATACATTCACTACTACAATCACGACCGCATCAAACTCAAACTAAAAGGGCTGAGTCCCGTGAAGTACAGGACTCAGCCCTCTCAAGCCTAG
- a CDS encoding ATP-binding cassette domain-containing protein, with protein MIRIDQLVLQRGTKVLFDHTSVTLNPGERVGLVGANGSGKSTLFALLRGELHPDGGDVSVPAQWRVAHVAQETPAVSRTAVDYVIDGDTRLREIEAAIAAAQASGDGSAEGEAHAAYADADGYTAPARAEALLLGLGFTLAQVSQPVASFSGGWRMRLNLAQALMCPSDLLLLDEPTNHLDLDAIVWLEDWLARYPGTLVMISHDREFLDAICNVTVHIENQQLRRYGGNYTLFETLRLQQMAQQQAAYVRQQKEIAHLESFITRFKAKATKARQAQSRVKALEKMERLAPVHVAAGFAFEFREPDAAPNPMMVLDGVDCGYAEADPPVTILHNLALSIQNGQRIGLLGANGQGKSTLVKTLAGTQDPLKGNLRLGKGLQIGYFAQHQLETLRDHDSALQHLARLAPDVREQELRDFLGSFNFRGDMATTPIEPFSGGEKARLALALIVWQKPNLLLLDEPTNHLDLDTREALTMALAQFEGTLILVSHDRHLLRATADQFMLVADGTIRPFDGDLDDYRDWLLQQAAAKRNAAAAAHQSETAGDAAATVNRKDQRRAEADERQRLSALRKPLTRELEKVEKRMAVLQAAKAEIDRFMADEGSYAEANKTKLMEMLKRQGEVNGELETLEEKWLELQEQIEQIA; from the coding sequence GTGATCCGAATCGACCAGCTCGTCCTTCAGCGCGGCACCAAGGTGCTGTTCGACCACACCAGCGTGACGCTCAATCCGGGCGAGCGCGTGGGCCTTGTCGGCGCCAATGGCAGCGGCAAGTCGACGCTGTTTGCGCTGCTGCGCGGCGAACTGCATCCGGACGGAGGCGATGTCAGCGTGCCGGCGCAGTGGCGGGTCGCCCACGTGGCGCAGGAAACGCCGGCGGTGAGCCGCACCGCGGTTGACTACGTGATCGACGGCGACACCCGCCTGCGCGAGATCGAGGCCGCGATTGCCGCGGCCCAGGCCAGCGGCGACGGCAGCGCCGAAGGCGAAGCCCATGCCGCCTATGCCGACGCCGACGGCTACACCGCCCCGGCGCGCGCCGAGGCGCTGCTGCTGGGGCTGGGCTTCACGCTGGCGCAGGTGTCGCAGCCGGTGGCGTCGTTCTCGGGCGGCTGGCGCATGCGCCTGAACCTGGCGCAGGCGCTGATGTGCCCGTCCGACCTGCTGCTGCTCGACGAACCGACCAACCACCTGGACCTCGACGCCATCGTCTGGCTGGAAGACTGGCTGGCGCGCTATCCCGGCACGCTGGTGATGATTTCGCACGACCGCGAATTCCTCGACGCGATCTGCAATGTCACGGTGCATATCGAGAACCAGCAGCTGCGCCGCTACGGCGGGAACTACACGCTGTTCGAAACCCTGCGGCTGCAGCAGATGGCGCAGCAGCAGGCGGCCTACGTGCGCCAGCAGAAGGAAATCGCGCACCTGGAATCGTTCATCACCCGCTTCAAGGCCAAGGCGACCAAGGCGCGCCAGGCGCAGAGCCGGGTCAAGGCGCTGGAAAAGATGGAGCGGCTGGCGCCGGTGCACGTCGCCGCCGGCTTTGCCTTCGAGTTCCGCGAGCCGGATGCGGCGCCCAACCCGATGATGGTGCTCGACGGCGTCGATTGTGGCTACGCCGAAGCCGATCCGCCCGTCACCATCCTGCACAACCTGGCGCTGTCGATCCAGAACGGCCAGCGCATCGGCCTGCTGGGCGCGAACGGCCAGGGCAAGTCGACGCTGGTCAAGACTTTGGCCGGCACGCAGGACCCGCTCAAGGGCAACCTGCGCCTGGGCAAGGGGCTGCAGATCGGCTACTTCGCCCAGCACCAGCTGGAAACGCTGCGCGATCATGACTCCGCGCTGCAGCACCTCGCGCGCCTGGCGCCCGACGTGCGCGAGCAGGAACTGCGCGACTTCCTCGGCAGCTTCAACTTCCGCGGCGACATGGCCACCACGCCGATCGAGCCCTTCTCCGGCGGCGAGAAAGCGCGGCTGGCGCTGGCGCTGATCGTGTGGCAAAAACCCAACCTGCTGCTGCTCGACGAGCCGACCAACCACCTCGACCTCGATACGCGCGAGGCGCTGACGATGGCGCTGGCGCAGTTCGAAGGTACGCTGATCCTGGTCTCGCACGACCGGCACCTGCTGCGCGCCACCGCCGACCAGTTCATGCTGGTGGCCGACGGCACCATCCGTCCGTTCGACGGCGACCTCGACGACTACCGCGACTGGCTGCTGCAGCAGGCCGCGGCCAAGCGCAACGCCGCGGCCGCGGCGCATCAGTCCGAAACCGCCGGAGATGCCGCGGCAACGGTCAACCGCAAGGACCAGCGCCGCGCCGAGGCCGACGAGCGCCAGCGGCTGTCGGCGCTGCGCAAGCCGCTGACCAGGGAACTGGAAAAGGTCGAAAAGCGCATGGCGGTGCTGCAAGCCGCCAAAGCGGAGATCGACCGGTTCATGGCCGACGAAGGCAGCTATGCCGAGGCCAACAAGACCAAGCTGATGGAGATGCTGAAACGCCAGGGCGAGGTCAACGGCGAGCTGGAGACGCTGGAAGAGAAGTGGCTGGAGCTGCAGGAGCAGATCGAGCAGATTGCTTGA
- a CDS encoding MurR/RpiR family transcriptional regulator, with product MPIGHSISDRIARSLPALTPAHRRMAEYVLANLFRAATMRIDEFAAAVEVSVATANRFARALGFDGYPQFRAELVRGFEATLAPVERLRSELERPATAAEVFAASLEDAAANAEATRRNLDPAACERAVAAILAAQRVYVAGFGASGFLAGLLQHGLEMHCRMVTSVAGAGGASHAARQLFKLQPSDLLIVIAFPRYVTDTIELAQRAKQRGGQVLALTDGPTSPLAPLADIALYAQAGNRLSANSDATVLALIEALCGAVAHRAERPVKAAAEMTEFLLPWLYGTPEAEPARRSAPMPVQPTEAKTGARRARSSNTRKS from the coding sequence ATGCCCATTGGCCATTCGATCTCGGACCGCATTGCACGCAGCCTGCCGGCGCTGACGCCGGCGCATCGCCGCATGGCGGAATACGTACTGGCCAACCTGTTTCGCGCGGCGACCATGCGCATCGATGAGTTCGCCGCGGCGGTGGAGGTGTCGGTGGCGACGGCCAACCGCTTTGCGCGGGCGCTGGGATTCGATGGCTATCCGCAGTTCCGGGCCGAGCTGGTGCGCGGTTTCGAGGCCACGCTGGCGCCGGTGGAGCGGCTGCGCAGCGAGCTCGAGCGGCCCGCCACGGCCGCCGAAGTCTTCGCGGCCTCGCTGGAAGACGCCGCGGCCAATGCGGAAGCCACCCGGCGCAATCTCGATCCGGCCGCGTGCGAGCGCGCGGTGGCGGCGATCCTCGCCGCGCAGCGCGTCTACGTGGCCGGCTTCGGCGCCAGCGGCTTCCTCGCAGGCCTGCTGCAGCACGGGCTGGAAATGCACTGCCGCATGGTGACCTCGGTGGCGGGCGCGGGCGGCGCCTCGCATGCGGCGCGGCAGCTGTTCAAGCTGCAGCCGAGCGACCTGCTGATCGTGATCGCCTTTCCGCGCTACGTCACCGACACCATCGAGCTGGCCCAGCGCGCCAAGCAGCGTGGCGGCCAGGTGCTGGCGCTGACCGATGGCCCGACCTCGCCGCTGGCGCCGCTGGCCGATATCGCGCTGTATGCGCAGGCCGGCAACCGCCTCTCGGCCAATTCCGATGCCACCGTGCTGGCGCTGATCGAGGCGCTGTGCGGCGCGGTGGCGCATCGGGCCGAACGGCCGGTCAAGGCCGCCGCCGAAATGACCGAATTCCTGCTGCCGTGGCTGTATGGCACGCCCGAAGCCGAGCCCGCGCGCCGCTCCGCTCCGATGCCAGTGCAACCCACCGAAGCCAAGACCGGCGCGCGCCGCGCGCGGTCGTCCAACACCCGCAAGTCCTGA
- a CDS encoding isoaspartyl peptidase/L-asparaginase family protein encodes MQAAVIAIHGGAGTITRAAMDAAREREYIEALQQVLQAGQRILADGGSALDAVTEAVRLLEECPLFNAGKGAVLTHAGTYELDAAVMDGATLDAGAVACVTRLRNPVLAARAVLDHSEHVLFAGAGAEAFAQAQGLELVAPDYYFTQARHDQWQRARGNAGMALLDHDAATLAAQQAQGTDPIDPDSKFGTVGAVACDSRGNLAAATSTGGVTNKQAGRVGDTPLIGAGCYADDVAAVSATGTGEMFIRIVAAHDVAAQMRYAGVSLEEAARRVVMEKLPAIQGRGGLIAVDRAGNVALPFNTEGMYRGVARVGWAVDVSIYG; translated from the coding sequence ATGCAAGCAGCTGTCATTGCCATCCACGGCGGCGCCGGCACCATCACCCGCGCGGCGATGGATGCGGCCCGCGAACGCGAATACATCGAAGCGCTGCAACAGGTGCTGCAAGCCGGCCAGCGCATCCTGGCCGATGGCGGCAGCGCGCTCGATGCCGTCACCGAGGCGGTGCGCCTGCTCGAAGAATGCCCGCTGTTCAACGCCGGCAAGGGCGCGGTGCTGACTCATGCCGGCACCTATGAACTGGATGCCGCGGTGATGGATGGCGCCACCCTCGATGCCGGCGCGGTGGCGTGCGTCACGCGCCTGCGCAACCCGGTGCTGGCCGCGCGCGCGGTGCTGGACCACAGCGAGCATGTGCTGTTTGCCGGCGCCGGCGCCGAGGCCTTCGCGCAGGCGCAGGGGCTGGAACTGGTGGCGCCCGACTACTACTTCACCCAGGCGCGCCACGACCAATGGCAGCGTGCGCGCGGCAACGCCGGCATGGCCTTGCTCGACCACGACGCTGCCACGCTGGCCGCGCAGCAGGCACAGGGCACGGATCCGATCGATCCCGACAGCAAATTCGGCACCGTGGGTGCGGTCGCCTGCGACAGCCGCGGCAATCTCGCGGCGGCCACGTCCACCGGCGGCGTCACCAACAAGCAGGCGGGCCGTGTCGGTGATACCCCGCTGATCGGCGCGGGCTGCTATGCCGACGACGTCGCGGCGGTGTCCGCCACCGGCACCGGCGAAATGTTTATCCGCATCGTGGCCGCGCACGATGTCGCGGCGCAGATGCGCTATGCCGGCGTGTCGCTCGAAGAGGCGGCGCGGCGCGTGGTGATGGAGAAGCTGCCCGCGATCCAGGGCCGCGGCGGCCTGATCGCGGTCGACCGCGCCGGCAACGTGGCGCTGCCGTTCAACACCGAAGGCA